In the Limnothrix sp. FACHB-406 genome, one interval contains:
- the sufB gene encoding Fe-S cluster assembly protein SufB, with amino-acid sequence MSASVSTLVNQPYKYGFVTDIESDTLPRGLSEETIYAISAKKNEPEFMLEFRLRAYRQWLKMTEPTWPDVNYPSINYQDIIYYSAPKQTQKKQSLDEVDPTLLETFEKLGIPLSEQKRLANVAVDAIFDSVSVATTFREKLAEHGVIFCPISEALKEHPELVKKYLGSVVPIADNYFAALNSAVFSDGSFVYIPKGVECPMELSTYFRINNGDSGQFERTLIVAEEGSSVSYLEGCTAPMYDSNQLHAAVVELVALDNASIKYSTVQNWYAGDANGKGGIYNFVTKRGLCKGRNSKISWTQVETGSAITWKYPSCVLVGDNSIGEFYSVALTNNCQQADTGTKMVHIGKNTRSTIVSKGISAGKSKNSYRGLVKVGPNADGARNYSQCDSMLIGSNAQANTYPYIQVQNELARVEHEATTSKIGEDQLFYLAQRGISAEDAVSMMISGFCKDVFNQLPMEFAVEADKLLSLKLEGSVG; translated from the coding sequence ATGAGCGCATCCGTCAGCACCCTCGTTAACCAACCCTATAAGTACGGCTTCGTCACCGACATCGAGTCAGATACCCTGCCTCGGGGTCTGAGTGAAGAGACAATCTACGCCATTTCGGCCAAGAAAAACGAGCCAGAGTTCATGCTGGAATTTCGGCTGCGGGCCTACCGCCAGTGGCTGAAGATGACGGAGCCGACCTGGCCCGATGTGAACTATCCCTCGATCAACTATCAAGACATCATTTACTACTCCGCTCCGAAGCAAACGCAGAAGAAGCAGAGCCTAGATGAAGTTGATCCGACCCTGCTCGAAACCTTCGAGAAGTTGGGAATTCCCCTTTCGGAGCAAAAGCGGCTGGCTAATGTGGCGGTGGATGCCATCTTTGACAGCGTTTCCGTGGCCACCACTTTCCGCGAAAAGCTCGCAGAACATGGGGTAATTTTCTGCCCCATTTCTGAGGCCCTCAAGGAGCATCCGGAGCTGGTTAAAAAATATTTGGGCAGCGTTGTCCCGATCGCGGACAACTACTTTGCAGCCCTCAACTCCGCTGTGTTTAGCGATGGCTCCTTTGTCTACATTCCCAAGGGCGTTGAATGCCCCATGGAATTGTCCACCTACTTCCGCATCAACAACGGGGATTCCGGTCAGTTTGAGCGGACGTTGATTGTGGCTGAAGAAGGCAGCTCCGTCAGCTATTTGGAAGGTTGCACGGCTCCTATGTATGACAGCAACCAACTCCATGCGGCGGTGGTGGAATTGGTGGCCCTGGACAATGCCAGCATCAAATATTCCACGGTGCAAAACTGGTATGCCGGGGATGCGAACGGGAAGGGCGGAATTTATAACTTCGTGACCAAGCGCGGCCTCTGCAAAGGCAGGAATTCCAAAATTTCTTGGACACAGGTGGAAACGGGATCAGCCATCACTTGGAAATATCCCAGTTGTGTGCTGGTGGGTGATAACTCGATCGGGGAGTTCTATTCCGTTGCCCTCACCAATAACTGTCAACAGGCCGACACCGGCACGAAGATGGTGCATATCGGCAAAAACACCCGCAGCACGATCGTCTCGAAGGGCATTTCGGCAGGCAAGTCCAAAAACAGCTACCGCGGCCTGGTGAAAGTGGGGCCCAATGCCGATGGGGCGCGCAACTATTCCCAATGTGATTCGATGTTGATTGGCAGCAATGCCCAAGCCAACACCTATCCCTACATCCAGGTGCAGAACGAGTTGGCCAGGGTGGAGCACGAAGCCACCACGTCCAAGATTGGCGAAGACCAATTGTTCTATTTGGCGCAACGGGGTATTTCTGCCGAAGATGCCGTTTCAATGATGATTTCGGGCTTCTGTAAGGATGTGTTTAACCAGTTGCCCATGGAATTTGCGGTGGAAGCCGACAAACTCCTTAGCCTGAAGTTGGAAGGCTCGGTGGGCTAA
- the aroB gene encoding 3-dehydroquinate synthase yields MAATIRVNLPQNAYDIAIGAGLLDHVGDWMRERATQTNPKVLLVSNPQIFKRYGDRVIASLRAAGYQVQSCILPAGERYKTPSSLQKIYDAALDFRLERSSVMLALGGGVIGDMTGFAAATWLRGIAFVQVPTSLLAMVDAAIGGKTGINHPRGKNLIGAFHQPRLVLIDPEVLATLPVRELRAGMAEVIKYGIIWDPDLFDRLEAAPRLDRFAAIQPLLGEILQRSCQAKADVVAQDEKEGGLRAILNYGHTIGHAIESLTNYRLVNHGEAVAIGMVAAAELAAKMGLWDGGNCARQLAVIQKTALPDRVPASLDPGAIADSLLLDKKVKDGKVRFILPTRIGAVEMVDQVPADVLYPVLRALQG; encoded by the coding sequence ATGGCCGCTACGATTCGCGTAAATTTACCCCAAAATGCCTACGACATCGCGATCGGGGCGGGCTTGCTCGATCATGTGGGCGATTGGATGCGCGAGCGAGCGACCCAAACCAATCCCAAGGTTTTGCTGGTCTCAAACCCGCAAATCTTCAAGCGCTATGGCGATCGGGTGATCGCGTCTCTGCGGGCCGCGGGCTACCAAGTCCAAAGCTGCATTTTGCCCGCTGGTGAGCGCTACAAAACCCCCAGCTCTCTCCAAAAAATTTACGATGCGGCGCTCGATTTCCGTTTGGAGCGATCGAGCGTCATGTTGGCGCTGGGCGGCGGAGTGATTGGCGACATGACCGGGTTTGCGGCCGCCACTTGGTTACGGGGCATCGCCTTTGTTCAAGTGCCCACCTCGCTGTTGGCCATGGTGGATGCCGCGATAGGGGGCAAAACCGGCATTAACCATCCCCGAGGCAAAAACCTGATTGGGGCGTTTCACCAACCGAGGCTGGTGTTGATTGATCCCGAGGTGTTGGCCACCCTGCCGGTGCGGGAATTGCGGGCGGGCATGGCGGAGGTGATTAAATACGGCATTATCTGGGATCCAGATCTGTTCGATCGGCTGGAAGCGGCCCCACGCCTCGATCGATTTGCCGCCATTCAACCCCTGTTGGGCGAAATTTTGCAGCGATCCTGTCAAGCCAAGGCCGATGTGGTGGCCCAAGACGAAAAAGAAGGGGGCCTGCGGGCCATCCTCAACTATGGCCACACGATCGGCCATGCGATCGAGTCCTTGACCAACTACCGCTTGGTGAACCACGGGGAAGCCGTGGCGATCGGGATGGTGGCGGCGGCTGAGTTGGCGGCCAAAATGGGCCTGTGGGATGGGGGCAACTGTGCCCGACAACTGGCGGTGATTCAAAAAACGGCCCTGCCCGATCGCGTGCCGGCCAGCCTAGATCCGGGAGCAATCGCTGACTCCTTGCTGTTAGATAAAAAAGTCAAAGACGGCAAAGTTCGCTTCATCTTGCCCACTCGGATCGGAGCCGTTGAAATGGTTGATCAAGTTCCCGCTGATGTGTTGTACCCAGTGCTGCGAGCCTTACAGGGTTAA
- a CDS encoding ferredoxin-thioredoxin reductase catalytic domain-containing protein: MDNATTHASEKSLDAVRKFAESYAKRTGTYFCADPGVTAVVIEGLARHKDELGSPLCPCRHYEDKEAEVAAAYWNCPCVPMRERYECHCMLFLTPDNDFRGEQQEIGLDEILNMR, encoded by the coding sequence ATGGACAATGCAACGACCCACGCCAGCGAAAAGAGCCTTGATGCAGTTCGGAAGTTCGCTGAAAGCTACGCCAAACGTACCGGCACTTACTTTTGCGCTGATCCGGGCGTGACCGCTGTCGTGATCGAAGGTCTCGCCCGCCACAAGGACGAACTCGGCTCGCCCCTTTGCCCCTGTCGGCACTACGAAGACAAGGAAGCCGAAGTGGCCGCTGCCTATTGGAACTGTCCTTGTGTGCCCATGCGCGAGCGCTATGAATGTCACTGCATGTTGTTTCTAACCCCTGACAATGATTTCCGGGGCGAGCAGCAGGAAATCGGCCTCGACGAAATCCTAAACATGCGCTAG
- the sufC gene encoding Fe-S cluster assembly ATPase SufC, which translates to MIVDNAPTVLSVKNLTANVNDTPILKGLNLEIKAGEIHAIMGRNGSGKSTFSKILAGHPAYEVTGGEVVFEGQNLLELEAEERARSGVFLAFQYPVEIPGVSNLDFLRASYNARRKHQGLEEVDPFDFEDVVRDRLQVVQMDASFLDRSVNQGFSGGEKKRNEILQMALLEPTLAVLDETDSGLDIDALRIVAEGVNQLANEKNAMLVITHYQRLLDYIVPDYVHVMYDGKIVMTGDKELALELEAKGYDWVDELQPVGV; encoded by the coding sequence ATGATTGTTGATAATGCACCGACCGTCCTTTCGGTCAAAAACCTCACCGCCAATGTGAATGACACGCCGATTTTGAAGGGCCTGAACCTGGAAATTAAGGCCGGCGAAATTCACGCGATTATGGGTCGCAATGGCTCTGGAAAAAGTACATTTTCCAAAATTCTGGCAGGACATCCGGCCTACGAGGTGACCGGTGGCGAGGTGGTCTTTGAAGGACAAAACCTCTTGGAATTAGAAGCGGAAGAACGGGCCCGATCGGGGGTGTTCTTGGCCTTCCAATACCCGGTAGAAATTCCCGGGGTTTCCAACCTGGATTTTCTGCGCGCGTCCTACAATGCCCGCCGTAAACACCAGGGATTGGAGGAAGTGGATCCCTTTGATTTTGAGGATGTGGTGCGCGATCGCCTGCAAGTGGTGCAAATGGATGCGTCCTTCCTCGATCGCAGCGTGAATCAAGGCTTTTCAGGTGGTGAGAAAAAGCGCAACGAAATCCTGCAAATGGCGCTGCTCGAACCCACCTTGGCCGTGCTGGATGAAACGGATTCCGGCTTGGATATTGATGCTCTGCGGATTGTGGCTGAGGGGGTGAATCAACTGGCAAACGAAAAGAATGCGATGCTGGTGATCACCCACTACCAACGGCTGCTGGATTACATTGTGCCGGATTATGTCCATGTCATGTACGACGGCAAAATCGTGATGACGGGCGATAAGGAATTGGCGCTGGAATTGGAAGCCAAAGGCTACGACTGGGTAGACGAGTTGCAGCCGGTGGGGGTGTAA
- a CDS encoding GUN4 domain-containing protein has translation MDPIALLIGLGLGGAIGWWGRAAWRSPKPDSSPSLDQLQHYLWQWHDRHAQSLDLSLDRQTTLEQHLQALGDRLGAIEQQLNTLPAVSIDPEPAPLASEVGFDYLPLNDLLGNGQWQAADTATRDYLLAALGKSTRDSLTPDDLQHLPLTDLATINQLWAYWSGGRFGWTAQQAAWQAAQGDYGQFCDRVGWRKGESWCYADELSFRDNAPIGHLPTIVWTKRACYGLGAVPVSSLLAALLDRLAQADR, from the coding sequence ATGGATCCGATCGCCCTACTGATCGGCCTGGGGCTGGGCGGAGCGATCGGCTGGTGGGGGCGTGCTGCTTGGCGATCGCCCAAACCCGATTCATCGCCCTCCTTGGATCAGCTTCAGCATTACCTGTGGCAGTGGCACGATCGCCACGCTCAATCCTTAGATCTGTCACTCGATCGACAGACAACCCTAGAACAGCACTTGCAAGCCTTGGGTGATCGGTTAGGGGCGATCGAGCAACAGCTCAACACCTTGCCCGCCGTCTCGATCGACCCCGAACCCGCCCCCCTAGCCTCAGAGGTCGGGTTCGATTACCTGCCCCTCAACGACTTACTCGGCAATGGACAATGGCAAGCCGCCGACACCGCCACCCGAGACTATTTGCTAGCGGCCTTGGGCAAATCAACCCGGGATTCCCTCACCCCCGACGATCTCCAGCACCTGCCGCTCACGGACTTAGCCACCATCAACCAGCTTTGGGCCTATTGGAGCGGTGGTCGGTTTGGTTGGACAGCTCAACAGGCCGCCTGGCAAGCGGCCCAAGGCGACTATGGGCAATTTTGCGATCGGGTTGGTTGGCGCAAAGGCGAATCCTGGTGCTACGCTGACGAACTTTCCTTCCGCGACAATGCACCCATCGGCCATTTGCCCACCATTGTTTGGACAAAACGCGCCTGCTATGGCCTAGGAGCCGTTCCCGTGTCGAGCCTGTTGGCCGCCCTGCTCGATCGCCTGGCTCAGGCCGATCGCTGA
- a CDS encoding MraY family glycosyltransferase yields MFPYLFHFIAFLAAAAIVMWTTPIVRAAGLKTGRFDLPNERKMHDRPMVRLGGISIFCGAIAALGLVWWLGGFETASSHKINEIIGVLGGGIAFFAIGLADDLYGLSPFTRLAIQTAVATVCWHVGVSIDFLTIPGLGLVQLGWLSLPITVLWLVGMVNAINWIDGLDGLAAGVSGISATVMMFVALFMNQPAVGLIAAALAGAALGFLRYNFNPAQIFMGDGGAYFMGFVLAGVGAIGLVKVTAVTSVLLPYLILAVPLLDMSAVILDRLRNGKLPWIADKRHLHHRLLDAGLSHRAAVLFIYALTLWVGTLALAFSGMPSGLGYALAATAVLSYMGWQVWRQAKNPS; encoded by the coding sequence ATGTTCCCGTATTTGTTTCATTTCATTGCGTTTCTGGCGGCGGCGGCCATTGTGATGTGGACAACGCCGATCGTCCGGGCTGCGGGCCTCAAAACTGGGCGCTTTGATCTCCCCAACGAGCGTAAAATGCACGATCGCCCCATGGTTCGACTGGGGGGAATTTCGATCTTTTGCGGCGCGATCGCAGCTCTCGGTCTGGTGTGGTGGCTGGGCGGCTTTGAAACCGCCAGTTCCCACAAAATCAATGAAATTATTGGTGTTTTAGGGGGCGGGATCGCCTTTTTTGCGATCGGGCTTGCGGATGACCTCTATGGCCTTTCTCCCTTCACGCGCCTGGCCATCCAAACCGCCGTCGCCACCGTCTGTTGGCATGTGGGCGTTAGCATCGACTTCCTCACAATTCCCGGCTTGGGCCTGGTGCAATTGGGCTGGCTGAGCTTGCCCATCACCGTCCTCTGGTTAGTGGGCATGGTGAACGCCATCAACTGGATTGACGGTCTGGATGGTTTGGCGGCCGGCGTTTCCGGCATTTCCGCCACCGTCATGATGTTTGTGGCTCTGTTTATGAACCAGCCGGCCGTGGGCCTGATTGCCGCGGCCTTGGCGGGTGCGGCCCTCGGATTTTTGCGCTACAACTTCAACCCTGCCCAAATCTTTATGGGAGACGGGGGAGCCTATTTTATGGGCTTTGTGCTGGCGGGGGTAGGGGCGATCGGCCTGGTGAAGGTGACCGCCGTAACTTCTGTGCTGCTGCCTTACCTGATTCTGGCGGTTCCGTTGCTGGATATGTCGGCGGTCATTCTCGATCGCCTGCGCAACGGTAAGCTGCCTTGGATTGCCGACAAGCGACACTTACACCACCGCCTTTTGGATGCCGGCCTGTCCCATCGGGCGGCCGTTTTGTTTATTTATGCCCTGACCCTGTGGGTGGGAACCCTGGCTCTGGCTTTTTCCGGAATGCCCAGCGGTCTTGGCTATGCCCTCGCGGCCACCGCCGTCTTGAGCTACATGGGCTGGCAAGTTTGGCGACAGGCCAAAAACCCCTCCTAG
- the sufR gene encoding iron-sulfur cluster biosynthesis transcriptional regulator SufR has translation MSALQQASTKHDILKYLLQQGEATAQRLAEALGISPQATRRHLKDLESEGLILHEAARGGTGRPQHLYRLSPAGRSQFPDNYDEFAVDLLHTLTETIGNDQVQSLLRQQWVRKALDYRRHLGAGNLRDRVARLVDLRRAEGYMAEWEAIEPEADGHPRYLLVEHNCAISTVAESYPGVCAHELEMFAIALQGCKVERTHWIVGGEHRCGYSIQESETTPTPATRAN, from the coding sequence ATGAGTGCTCTTCAGCAAGCGTCCACGAAGCATGACATTTTGAAATACCTCCTCCAGCAGGGAGAAGCCACGGCCCAACGGCTGGCGGAGGCGCTGGGCATCAGTCCACAGGCCACCCGTCGCCACCTGAAGGATCTCGAAAGCGAGGGGCTGATTTTGCACGAGGCAGCCAGGGGCGGCACGGGTCGTCCCCAGCACCTTTATCGGTTGAGTCCGGCGGGGCGATCGCAATTTCCCGACAACTACGATGAATTTGCCGTGGATTTGCTCCACACCCTGACCGAAACGATCGGGAATGACCAAGTGCAGTCCCTGCTGCGGCAACAGTGGGTGCGCAAGGCCTTGGACTACCGCCGACATCTGGGCGCGGGAAATTTGCGCGATCGGGTGGCTCGGTTGGTGGACTTGCGCCGCGCCGAGGGCTACATGGCCGAGTGGGAAGCGATCGAGCCGGAAGCCGACGGCCACCCACGCTACTTGCTGGTGGAACACAACTGCGCCATTTCCACCGTGGCCGAGTCCTATCCCGGTGTTTGTGCCCATGAGTTGGAAATGTTCGCGATCGCCCTCCAGGGTTGCAAGGTGGAGCGCACCCACTGGATTGTGGGCGGCGAGCACCGTTGTGGCTACTCCATCCAAGAGTCGGAAACCACCCCCACCCCCGCAACCCGCGCCAACTAG
- a CDS encoding cytochrome b6-f complex subunit PetL, which yields MSGAITYFIFFGGMLGVAAGMMFTLRAIKLI from the coding sequence ATGTCTGGCGCAATTACTTATTTCATCTTCTTTGGCGGCATGTTGGGCGTGGCAGCGGGCATGATGTTCACCCTGCGGGCCATCAAGCTGATCTAG